TTGCACTGTGCGGACATGTAACAAAGTGCACGCGGAATGCAATAGAATTTATAAAAAAATTTCGCAGAATGGAAATTAAACTTCGGCAGTCATGCCTGCCTGGATAGTTTGGCGGATTTTTACCGGCAAGTTCAGTCGTCAGATTTACATTTATATCCGACCTTTTAGTCGTGCGAATTAATGCGAAAACCATTTTCTGCTCGTGGGAATGTTACTGGTATAACTCCATAAGGCCGGAGCATCTGGCCGATTTTTCCTCAACGAAGAGACGATCCAGGCGAGAGCTAGGAGAGACTTGAGCTAATGACTGTCATGAAATGTGACAAATATTGGAAATTTACCTTGGAAAAGTGGGGTTTATAATGGAGACTACCAAGGTTTGGCTTGATTACCATGCATTTACGTCATGGTATTAGGCTTGCTAACTGACTTACGTGCAAATGCAGCCTCATGTAATTTTGATAGTGGATGATCTGGAATCGGATCGTCGGCTGCTGGAGCTTGCTTTCCAAAAATCGACGCAGTTGCGAATTGGTGGCTTGCTTGAGAATGGCGAGCAAACCATGGATTACCTTAAAGGCACAGGACCATACGCAGACCGTGAGAAGTATCCCTTTCCTGAGGTTGTCATTCTAAATTATAGAATGCCACGGATTTCCGGGGTGGAGGTGCTGGAATGGTTGCGGACGCAGGCTCTGCCGCCACTTAAAGTCATGGTGATTTCTGGATCGCTCGATGCTGAGAATAAGCGACGCGTGCTTGAGCTTGGCGCCTGGTGTTACTTTGAGAAGCCGATGGAGTTGACAGGTTGGAGCGAAATGGCGCGATACGTGGAGAACATTTTGAGCGGCTCAGAGCAGGGTTGATGCTGCCCGGCTTGGGGCGTTGTAATGAGTACTGAGGTGAGTCTGACTCGACTCCGTCCCATCTGGTACAAGCCCTGGCATCTGACGACGGGTCGTGTTCTGGAGCGATAAGTTTCAAATTTTGGTAGGGGGATTGCTGGACATCACTTTACGGCTGAAACCTTATTGGCGATTCGTTCGTCTTAGTTGGTATATGCTAAAGCCGATCTCCAAAAAGAAATGGGATTT
The sequence above is drawn from the Pedosphaera parvula Ellin514 genome and encodes:
- a CDS encoding response regulator gives rise to the protein MQPHVILIVDDLESDRRLLELAFQKSTQLRIGGLLENGEQTMDYLKGTGPYADREKYPFPEVVILNYRMPRISGVEVLEWLRTQALPPLKVMVISGSLDAENKRRVLELGAWCYFEKPMELTGWSEMARYVENILSGSEQG